From the genome of Rhodothermales bacterium, one region includes:
- a CDS encoding BlaI/MecI/CopY family transcriptional regulator produces MKRNSLTPLGETEMEILQHVWALGEATVSQVHDRLLRERKVAYTTVMTVMKKLAEKDFLTYRAEGNTYIYRASRTQADVQQELLGGLLEKAFGGSGLSLLHSLARQESLSEAERLEIRNLIDSMEDDDEPSA; encoded by the coding sequence ATGAAACGAAATTCGCTCACCCCGCTCGGCGAGACCGAGATGGAAATCCTGCAGCACGTGTGGGCGCTCGGCGAGGCGACGGTCTCCCAGGTGCACGATCGCCTGCTGCGCGAACGCAAGGTGGCGTACACCACGGTGATGACCGTGATGAAAAAGCTCGCCGAGAAGGATTTCCTGACCTACCGCGCCGAAGGTAACACCTACATCTACCGCGCTTCCCGCACGCAGGCCGACGTACAACAGGAGTTGCTTGGCGGCCTGCTCGAAAAGGCCTTCGGCGGCTCCGGCCTCTCGCTGCTCCATTCGCTGGCGCGGCAGGAGTCGCTCTCGGAGGCCGAACGCCTGGAAATCCGCAACCTGATCGACTCCATGGAGGATGACGATGAACCTTCCGCTTGA